The genome window CGTTTAACAGTCCAATCATTAAAATATCGTTTTATGTTTATCCGTTACCTACGCATTAGTAATTTCACACCGCGGTGGGTGATGCATGTTTCGTAAACACACTTAAATGCCAATGTGCACGCATGTGCCGCCTGCTTAGAACTCATTTAACCTCCTGGGTCCCAGaagattttatttgtttttaaatttagtaCTTGGATTGGCATgcaataaaagttcaaaataattaagtattGAAACTTGTACAACATTTTGTACTGGACGACTTGGGAGGCTAAGTGTGCATACAAACATGAAGAGAATCGGTGAATATTCGTGTTGCCATCGCTATCCAAGGGAAATAACCGACACCGCCGGTCTGGCTTCGTGGGTAGTTCCACTGTCTCGGCCAATGGACCTGGGTTCGGAACTTCGGATCACAGTCGGGgcatttattataaaattaattatagtGTGAGTCGTTCATTTGGCtaatatttttgtacaaaatcCGTCCGCTCGTTAGTCTCTTTTCTTAACGAATAAAAAATGTAACGTGATCATATATTTCTcaaatacttaatttttatttatagatagGTATCTTATCACACcatgtacaaaataatgtttaataatataaatacaatgcTAATATTTTTGCAAATCCGAGAATGACACTTGTTTGTACAAATATTGCTCAACGCTGAGCATTGTAGCTGTTGGAGGACCTTCGTTATGTCAAATTTGTTTAAAATTCTCACAAAACCGTGTTGCAACTTGTAACCTTTAGTGCATGTCAAATGGCAAGGTTCTTAGACAGGCATTAGTTGTGTACTTTAGGATTATAATAATCCGCAGCTTCAAAGTGAAAAGCCGCATGTTGGACGTAGATATCagatctggtgccgtagccgaatgccatttctgcgatgcaaaacgaaaacgaaacgccgcgaaaggtagtctggctctgtcacgccaatacgcaagagcgatagagatagatatctactagcgtttggTATCGTGaggcgtttcgtgagcgttcgtgccattcggctacgtaccctgagtaTAAACTCAGAttctataataataacattatgtTTTATGATATTCATAGGACTAAAATATAGCGTACCCATAGGCATAGGGGTCTCAGATTCGCGGCTTTTGTCCGTATTtgtgagtatttttttaatggctgttcaattgtggcgtaagtgagaggctggcaacctgtcagtgcaatgcaattttgttttctttcaaccccttaattataaagagtggcactgaaactgagCAGtatcatgtgctctacctataTAGGCCTTATGGGAATGGCCTGAGGAtattatcttcttcttcttctaacttaagagctgtgctcttgtcggtggagcaatctccaactcgtccggtcttctgccaactccttcaccttctggtacgacacgacctgaaccttttctttaatttgggtGAAATAGTTTCTCCTAGGTCTTCCTCTTCCCCTCTTTCCTTCTACTTTTCCTTCTACGATGTTTTTGAGAAACAGGTCGTGTCGTAGCAGATGTCCAACTAGTGTGCCTCTTCCGTTTTCTAttgtctttaatatatttcttttttctttaatcCTATCTAGAACTCTAACATTTGTCTGTCCAACTAATCCCTTCCATTCTCCGCCAGCATCACATCTCGAAGCTTTCCAATCTCTCTCTATCTCTTTTCGTCATTGTCCACGTTTCACAGGCGTATAATGAGGATATTATGTATGTCCCTAATTATTTTGAAAACGATAAGTttataaaattatgtttatagGTTCATAACTGGGACATTGAAATTGTAACAGCATACgcctttatttaaatattagcaATCATAAATGTATGATAACACTTCCCCTGATAAACCTCCGTTGAGAAAGTAACTTACAGGCGAATATGAACACATTCATTTTAAAGATATGTTGATTGTTGCTCAATGTCGAGAACGTCGCAGGAAACGAAATTCATTCTATTGAAAAAGTGAACACTATTAGAACCAAaaagtacataatatacaatgtaCATGGTATGTAGTGTGTGTACCACACCTTGCCCACACATGTGCATAGCTTAGTATATATTGGcatgtacttgttatttaagacacattaaacgtatactccatacgaagtagttatcatttacgctccacatcacatggcgaccctgccagtgcggcctcgAGCTGCACTGGCGGCGCGCTGCGCCAGCCAGTATTACTTACCGTGAACTttcgtaaataaatatttggaacTCTAAGTGAATGAAAAggactattatatatttatagagACAGTGAAAAGTTTCAAGAGAATAAATAGAACTTACGGATTGGTGTTATTGGACTAATATATCAAATATATGAGTATCATATAGTGAAAGTGAAAAGGTTACAGAGACTAAATCGAAAGTTACGGATTGGTGcttattgcaaataaaaaagAATATGTGCAGTGTGGACTAAGTTACATTTCTAATATCTACTAAATAGACTTATGTCATCAGgagattttgaaaataaatctttttttttcgaataaacGAAATTGGCAAGTTGTAAGTTGGACGTTGCAGCTGGGAGATTGTTCGCGTCACGGACCCCGGGCGTGGCCTTGCCGACGTTGGACGCGACGACGAGGAGACTGGACACGAAGTCCTGGTCCCGCCACACAACGGTCATGGAATGGTCGTAATCTAAACTAGGTGGTTATATGGTTTTAGTTAATAAGTATAAGCAGTTGATTGACAGTTTCTtcttatgtttaaaataaatatgaagcGTGTTATAtgcattattttcattagataactattttaaatttcgttttttgagtaggtaataaaaattaaGTTTCAAAATTGTGTCTGTGTGTACGTAATATTAGCAATTTCTATTATTTACGGAAATTAAGTTTAATAATATTGCGATGTAGGAATACAATGCATATGCAAATTAAATAGatttaataattttgtaaaatgttaaaagtgAATTGTTGGTATATGaaatgtttttgttatttaggtataggagtgttcaagttttgttttattttgcgacGGAGTTATGGCTAGAGGTTTTATTAATGTAGAGGGTGGAATAGAAAAGAATGGTTTGTTTTTTGAAATTAGGTATGTGTGCGAGATTTTGGAAGTCGAGTAAATTGAAGCAGGTAAGTTTTTCAAAGAGCGACTGGTCTGATCAACCAAGGGTTGTTGAAATTCTTATTTGTTGAAGTTTTATGGTGTTGGTTTAATTGTGGTTGGtaattgaatgtttttttaatgAGTGTTACTGAATCGATATACTTATAAATATGCCTATCGTATCATCGGCAGCCCGAGAGGGGTCATGAGCGATATGGTATAGCAAGGGTACGCCAGGGTACAAGGCAGGCAGGGAATCCTTGGAGATCTGATCATGATTTGATCGAGCATCAATCGTGAAGACTCCTTGGACACATGGAAGGTTATTATGTAAGGAcgtgttaaaagaactgcctgtgtgagtaaatatattgtatgtgtgcgcgcttaaaaataaatatccttgtatcctgagcaaataaataaataaatatatagtaaGGTCGGCCGGCCAGGTAAGTAAATGCGTTGTGTACCCTTGCCATAAAAAAGAGAAGCACGCTTTAGATGCACAACTATatacaatgttattattataataaacaaaatgaaGACGTCtatcaattaaaaataatacttgcaaGTCAGTAAATTATGAAATAAGAAATATGATTGTTCCCAGGTACCCAGGGTTGGAATTATATACTCTTAACGTAGGTACGTTGAATTTGGATTTAAAATGTATCGACGGATACTTATTTGTCTGTGGAAAtgatatatatacctacttagtgatggttttaaggttttttttttaagtctatGATGTTATTCGTAGTCTTTTCTTCTTAGTtttatataaataggtatattgtTTAACACACGTTTCGTCATCAACGCCGTCATAAAAGTAACTGTATAACCTATAAGTTGTATAacctttataaaaatacatgggTACCCACCCATGGTAATAACTATTGTATGGTGCCTAGCGTATAATGgaaatttgtgtttattttagacaaattttgtataacttgtaattttcatttattgaaaaatgtatgagtaactctttaaattgaatttattaATCAGCAAATATTCTTTCTTTCAACTTCAAAGTGTTTTtgctgtacctacctaatacttgtataaaaaaaagatttaattttgtataatacataCTTTCACTAAGATCTTTTGCTTACATTAGATAATCttccttactttttactttgtgtaattctttttttttaatttagaaaaaaaatattcctcatagtataaaacaatatttttttttctctgaggGGGAAGGTGTAGTGTGTGTACCACACCTTACCCACACATGTGCATAGCTTAGTATATATTGGcatgtacttgttatttaagacaCATTAAACGTATACTCCATACGAAGTAGTTATCATTTACGCTCCACATCACAGTAGCCACAATCAATTTTATTTGGATCGAATTCATGTTAGAATAGTACACCTGTTGAGAAATCTGCATTTTACatgggaaatgaaatttatcAATTTCGTGACTGAAGATACCAAATTAAAGATATCTTGTTTCTATAGTCAAGTAGAcaattaactttaaaattatatgATATCTACGAATtttgttataatatttttaagaaaaaaaaaccgccgttTTGGAATTCTGGTGAATGGttcttgcgaatgttggattatgtagaaatgagtatttttttcaactgcttaaaatgtaagtatttgattattttatggaaatacaaatgaatatacgtacgTATACcattaaggtttgaggagttccctcaattcctcatgaatccgatatccaaTTACTCATAAGAATCAAGTTTGACAAAATTTCTCTTGAAAACTCAACATGCTTAACAAAAAGAACAAATCTCCTATCATGAGCTATGGGTggctgaggagttccgttctggtcatcaccagaagttccactgcaccaaatgtcactgttctaaacataaatgtatgctgttcttataaaaatacaaaagtcactataagtgtgctgttcaaatttgaggagtttcgttctgatcatcatgagcagttccactgcaccaaatgtgtTCCGAACGTAAAAggatgctgttcttataaaaacacaaaaatcactacatgtatgcctttaagatttgttccctcgatttctccaggatcctatcatcagaactgggtgctgataaaaatgggaccaatctgtatatcTATATTCTATACAttcaatcgaaaaaaaaaatctaaatcggtccagtaacgacggagacatcgaataacaaacataaaaaaacatacagacgaattgagaacccttCCTCGAGATACAtatgggcggcggttaaaaatattataaagcaGTTATCACAAAAACAGCGCAACCACCATTAGCTACCCTACCTATTTAACTTACATTAAACTTAAACCAACATTTTCCTAGGATTATATTTAATGTCCTCTTAATAGCTATTTCATAATATTTACATTCGTCGTTAAAGTCAAATTACCTATAGATGAACATCACATAAACTATGCCTCTTATGAAGTTATCATGTTATAGCTGTACTGGCTAATCCAACTTGTTTTTAAGGCAATCAATATATCCGTGATGAAAGTTTCCGAATCCGAGAACCCGAGAGAACATCTAGAAGGTAcagattaaattttatttatttgaataaccTTCCCATCAcggagcaatgattttttgaacCTTTGAAAGGAGTACACAGAGATGAAGTTAACGCGTGAAATTTAAGGGATACGCAGAACAGACTGAGTAAATAATGTATGCAGACTATGCAGGGGCAGCACCAGACATGGCtcatggaatctaaaatgaaccgGGCCATCAGGTGATGGACTGAATACTGGGCCATGGGATATAATCCTGTTTATAAATTATTACtcattatttaaaattagtaaatgTAATAAGCAACTAAATTCTAAAATTACAGAATACGTAATACCATACATGCTCGGCGTAGTGCTACGCTTCTCTCAGATAACTCTTTTGGCGCCGGTGCGTCTACGCCGTGCGTATGATCGCTGGGCGGTGGTTAAAATATATCCTGGACTAGTAATGTTGCAACGACTACTTGTCTTTGCATGTGGTAAGTGTATTTATTAAGTTAGTATTTTTTGTGGTAACACGTGCTGAGGCATCCAAAGTTACAgccactttttaaccgccttccaaatctcaaaggaaggggttatcaagtcgtctgtacgttttttttttttttttttaatgtttgttcctcgatatctccgtcgttactagaccgattttgaaatttttttttttgattgaatgtatatgcatacagattggtcccatttttctcagaacccagttctgatgatgggatcctggagaaatcgagggaactcctcaaatctgaaaggcatacatatggtgatttttgtgtttttaaaggaacagcatgcatttacgtacggaacagtgacatttggtgcagtggaactcctgatgatggtcagaatggaactcctcaaatctgaacggcacacttatagtgactttggtatttttataagaacagcatgcacttacgtccagaacagtgatatttggtgcagtggaattgctgatgatggtcagaacggaactcctcaaatctgaacggcacacttatagtgactttggtatttttataagaacagcatgcacttacgtccagaacagtgacatttggtgcagtggaactgctgatgaagagtgagccgcccctggttagagttccgttctgataatcattctgatctgtaagtacttcagaatcatccagatttcaaaattggttcagaaatgacggagatatcgaataacaaacattaaaaaatatacagacgaattgataacataatccaacatttgaaagtatttatcaccagaaccccaaaggaaggcggtttttttttcttaaaaattatatggcATGCAGTCATCAGTCTTGAATACGTGAAATCTGTGATAATAGCCTAAGATACTTCTGAGTCCCTATACTTACTACTTAATATACGGCCTTTCCAAAATTTTCTTCGCACATTTTTTAAAAGCCGGGACGTAAGGAGTTGCCAATGACaaataagaaattatttgtaacaAAACAGTTTATCATAATGCTGGAAATTATTTACGAATTTTTAAAGGTACTCTTGGGTCGTCTcattcgtttttcgtcacgttcctaaatttgtccgattctgttttcatcagccattctttattcttcattctttatgattttttttataaatttgagtaaagatatacatattaaatatagtggactgttttattattactttttCAGGTGTTCTTGTAATACCAACGGTACTTTATCACATTCTTAACAAAGACATTTTTATTGGCATATTTATCTGTTCTAACGTTCTTCTACCTATGTGGCCGTACAGCCTAGCAGTTTTGAATTCACCAGGAAAACTTCAGAGACATATAACATTATTGCGACAAATACAAAAGGTAAAGTGTTATGAAACATTATTAAACTTTTCAAGTCGGTAAAATAAACTGataaacaatttaatttttaccACAAATGTCATAAAGAACAAGATCGTGACTATTCGCTCAGTTACTAACTATTGAAGACATTCGTATTTGAGAGTGTTCgtctaaaatttaaatataatatatgtttttttttatttccagatTAATGAAAACTTCAAATGCACTAATGCAAAAAAGGATAGACAACTTAAGACATGGTTCATTTATGTATACATTGTTTGTGTATATGTTATACCGGCAATTGTATTGATGAATGAAAATTCAATACGTAAGTACAAACTACTTGTATATTGTATTACAAAAACGGTATATAAGACCAATTTCTTTTATGAGAATAATGTTAAAAAGTATAATTTTCATTTACATAAGTaggtaaggtcagtgcgggcaagaccggcatagtttatttgaaataaagtttgagtggataaaactctataattaatgcagtctggcgtaatgcgcatggtcctatgggatagcaaatattatattttacaaagcttttacagtattttggtgaagtaaggtacttttaagtgataaaaatcactttttagggttccgtacctcaaagaggaaaaacggaacccttataggatcactcgtgtgtctgtctgtccctctgttacagccgatttctccgaaactactggaccgatttacttgaaatttggtacacatatgtaaacctgtggcccaaagacgaacatgtaattttttaaatgaaatttaatcataggggtcacttttggggggtaaacttgaaaattaaaaatcaaagttattaaaactatattgtgttatatatcaaatgaaagagcattttatgagcatttgaaatatatttttttttaatttttaattttggtactttagaagtaatttaagaaaatagacaaaaaatgaccatccccccccttatctccgaaactacttagcgtaaaatttaaaaatactacactcgtaaaaaaaatacacgagatagccctctacctgtagattacaggaaaacctattagaaatctacagtcaagcgtaagtcggacttacgagaaaaaaactcaaattaagattttcactcactgacgctgcaagcagttactaaacgtcttaaaattttgtaagcgtgatggacaggtagaaagaaattcatttctgtctttttctttttagaaattgttcaattttttttttcatttgccaatatgacttaagttcctactaaaaaggaggcgcttaagaccgtttgtaagtggactgagcaaaattttgttcaaatcggtccaaaaaaaggtctctgttgacgaaaacatagaatttgtggcaacgatagcccaaatctgaagtccattttgctctatctcttatcgtttccgagatatatacgtaaa of Leguminivora glycinivorella isolate SPB_JAAS2020 chromosome 5, LegGlyc_1.1, whole genome shotgun sequence contains these proteins:
- the LOC125226532 gene encoding uncharacterized protein LOC125226532; this translates as MATLPVRPRAALAARCASHWEIVRVTDPGRGLADVGRDDEETGHEVLVPPHNGHGMVAINISVMKVSESENPREHLEEYVIPYMLGVVLRFSQITLLAPVRLRRAYDRWAVVKIYPGLVMLQRLLVFACGVLVIPTVLYHILNKDIFIGIFICSNVLLPMWPYSLAVLNSPGKLQRHITLLRQIQKINENFKCTNAKKDRQLKTWFIYVYIVCVYVIPAIVLMNENSIPLQSPVWAIVSYQHFVVFLQLLQLSLIINEMMSTLIIINDELQSWLECFTKVHPRASICYLSDCYGEICDLVEKINEDNGTFLLIQIVLIFTDLLLTCHNFLTAVDSNDLIGMVRQVAWCLFHLSQLLILVEPNHGLNEQQQRTRCILCKLAGELGLSGRDVAHLEPFLLQVQMRNAAVVPLGMFHIARPLVASVIGGVSTSLIIIVQFRKMSEHV